One Helicobacter sp. 12S02232-10 DNA segment encodes these proteins:
- the tssJ gene encoding type VI secretion system lipoprotein TssJ: MRIKIFYLSVLSLFFLFSGCGNVKQIEIFNQKNSNLNYKKDEIPITIVFYELSNITKFKEAFIQDLIEREDTILGKDKIDSIKLQMIPDDKIIITAIKKKDVPYIGILAIYADVKNKKIKSAIKSKEIRGKKITFEISKKGIFIEGNKNKKKELINGK, encoded by the coding sequence ATGCGTATTAAAATATTCTATCTGAGTGTATTATCTTTATTTTTTTTATTTTCAGGCTGTGGCAATGTCAAACAAATTGAGATTTTCAATCAAAAAAATTCTAATTTAAACTATAAAAAGGATGAAATTCCTATAACCATAGTTTTTTATGAATTATCTAATATCACAAAGTTCAAAGAGGCATTCATTCAAGATTTAATTGAAAGAGAAGACACAATTTTAGGAAAAGACAAAATAGATTCTATAAAACTGCAAATGATTCCTGATGACAAAATAATAATCACAGCCATTAAAAAGAAAGATGTTCCTTATATAGGAATTTTGGCCATTTATGCTGATGTCAAAAATAAAAAGATTAAATCAGCGATTAAAAGCAAAGAAATTCGAGGGAAAAAAATCACCTTTGAAATTTCTAAAAAAGGCATTTTCATAGAGGGAAATAAAAATAAGAAAAAGGAGTTGATAAATGGCAAATAA